Genomic segment of Acidimicrobiia bacterium:
GATGGACCACAATGTGCCGACGACGGGCGGCGTCCGCTTCGACGCGTCCGGCACCGCGGTCGGTGTGAGCGATCCCGTCTCGCGCAAGCAGATGGAGGTGCTCGCCGCGAACTGCCGCGAGTTCGGCGTCCGGCTGTACGCGATGGGCGAGGCCGGTCAGGGCATCGTGCACGTGATCGGTCCCGAGCTCGGGTTGACGCAGCCCGGCATGACGATCGTGTGCGGCGACAGCCACACCTCCACCCACGGCGCGTTCGGCGCGCTCGCGTTCGGCATCGGCACGAGCGAGGTCGAGCACGTGCTCGCGACGCAGACGCTGTGGCAGGCGAAGCCGCGCTCGATGGCGGTGACGGTCGAGGGCGACCTCCCGCGCGGCGTCACCGCGAAGGACGTCGTGCTGTCGATCATCGCCCGCATCGGGACGGGCGGCGGCGTGGGCTCGATCATCGAGTACAGGGGCTCCGCCATCCGGTCGCTCTCGATGGAGAGCCGCATGACGGTGTGCAACATGTCGATCGAGGCCGGCGCCCGCGCCGGGATGGTCGCGCCCGACGACACGACGTTCGCGTACCTGGAGGGCCGCCGGTTCGCCCCCACCGGCGCGGCGTGGGAGCGCGCGCTCGACGACTGGCGGTCGCTCGTCACCGACGAGGGCGCGACGTTCGACAAGGACGTCGCGATCGACGCGTCGGAGCTGCGCCCGTCCGTCAGTTGGGGCACGAACCCGGGTCAGACGGTGACGATCGACGATGCCGTCCCCGACCCCGACTCGTTCGCGGAGCCTGCGGCGCGGGAGGCCGCCGAGCGCGCCCTCCGGTACATGGGCCTGCAGGCGGGCACGCCGATGCGCGACATCGACGTCGACACCGTGTTCATCGGCTCGTGCACGAACTCGCGCATCGAGGACCTCCGCGCGGCCGCCGACGTCGCGCGCGGTCGTCGGGTGAAGGACGGCGTCCGCGCGCTCGTGGTGCCCGGCTCGATGACGGTGAAGGAGCAGGCCGAGGGCGAAGGGCTCGACCGCGTGTTCACCGACGCGGGGTTCGAGTGGCGCGAGGCCGGCTGCTCGATGTGCCTCGCGATGAACCCCGACAAGCTCGCGCCCGGCGAGCGCGCCGCGTCGACGTCGAACCGCAACTTCGAGGGCCGCCAGGGCCCGGGCGGGCGCACCCACCTCGTGTCCCCCGCGGTCGCGGCCGCCACCGCCGTCGCCGGCCACTTCGCGACCCCCGACGATCTGGACTGACCACGACGTTCATGCGTCGCTCGTTGTCGCAGAGCGACGTCGAGCGACGCATGAACACGAAGGAGACGCACACGTGGAACCCGTGCACCAGGTGATCGGGCGGGGCGTGCCGCTCGACCGGGCCGACGTCGACACCGACCAGATCATCCCGGCCGAGTGGCTGAAGCGCGTCGAGCGGACGGGCTTCGGCGAGGGCCTGTTCTCGGCGTGGCGCAAGAGCTCCGACTTCGTGCTCAACCAGGCGCGCTACCAGGGCGCGACCGTGCTCGTCGCGGGGCCGAACTTCGGGTGCGGCTCGTCCCGGGAGCACGCGCCGTGGGCGCTGGAGGACTACGGGTTCCGGGCGGTGATCGCGCCGAGCTTCGCCGACATCTTCCGGGGCAACTGCCTGAAGATCGGGCTGCTGCCGGTCGCGCTCCCGCAGGACGCCGTGACGCGGCTGATGCGCGCGGTCGAGGACGACCCGTCGGTGGAGATCGTCGTGGACGTCGAGCGTCGCCGCGTCACCGCGCCGGCCGCGGACGTCGACGAGCCGTTCGAGCTCGACGACTTCACGCAGTACCGGCTCCTGAACGGGCTCGACGACATCGGGCTGACGATGCGTCACGACGACGACATCGCCGCGCACGAGGCGCGCCGCGCCGAGTTCCTGCCGACGGTCGACGACAGCGCGTAAGCGCTACGACGGCTTGACGCCGGCGAGCAGCGCGAGCTCGCGCCACTTCCAGTAGCAGTCGACGTCGTCGAAGCCGATGTCGCGCAGCCACGCGAGCTGCACGTCGACCGG
This window contains:
- the leuC gene encoding 3-isopropylmalate dehydratase large subunit, producing MPQTLSEKVWERHVVHRAEGEPDLLYVDLHLVHEVTSPQAFDGLRLAGRRVRRPDLTVATMDHNVPTTGGVRFDASGTAVGVSDPVSRKQMEVLAANCREFGVRLYAMGEAGQGIVHVIGPELGLTQPGMTIVCGDSHTSTHGAFGALAFGIGTSEVEHVLATQTLWQAKPRSMAVTVEGDLPRGVTAKDVVLSIIARIGTGGGVGSIIEYRGSAIRSLSMESRMTVCNMSIEAGARAGMVAPDDTTFAYLEGRRFAPTGAAWERALDDWRSLVTDEGATFDKDVAIDASELRPSVSWGTNPGQTVTIDDAVPDPDSFAEPAAREAAERALRYMGLQAGTPMRDIDVDTVFIGSCTNSRIEDLRAAADVARGRRVKDGVRALVVPGSMTVKEQAEGEGLDRVFTDAGFEWREAGCSMCLAMNPDKLAPGERAASTSNRNFEGRQGPGGRTHLVSPAVAAATAVAGHFATPDDLD
- the leuD gene encoding 3-isopropylmalate dehydratase small subunit, with translation MEPVHQVIGRGVPLDRADVDTDQIIPAEWLKRVERTGFGEGLFSAWRKSSDFVLNQARYQGATVLVAGPNFGCGSSREHAPWALEDYGFRAVIAPSFADIFRGNCLKIGLLPVALPQDAVTRLMRAVEDDPSVEIVVDVERRRVTAPAADVDEPFELDDFTQYRLLNGLDDIGLTMRHDDDIAAHEARRAEFLPTVDDSA